The Triticum dicoccoides isolate Atlit2015 ecotype Zavitan chromosome 6A, WEW_v2.0, whole genome shotgun sequence genome has a window encoding:
- the LOC119314504 gene encoding tuliposide A-converting enzyme 1, chloroplastic-like, with protein sequence MRAMDPAPAASKMLFDSPAFRVHEDGRVERFFGTDTTQPGFDAATGVTSKDVVLDAATGVFVRLYLPALPDGPDRGRERLPILVYFHGGGLVLGSAASQMYHGYLNSIVSRAGVLAVSVDYRLAPEHPIPAAYDDSWLALSWAASRVGDPWLSEHGDAGRIFLAGDSGGANIVHNMAINTDHDGLPAGAVVERALLLHPMFGGKEPVDGEAADTRYHMEKLWALICPDGDGLGVDDPRLNPMAPGAPSLRALAGRRLLVCSAERDFGRARAAAYYQAVKGSGWPGTAEWLESPGEEHGFFLLQPERDESSALMDRVVAFLSGE encoded by the coding sequence ATGCGAGCGATGGATCCAGCTCCAGCAGCCAGCAAGATGCTGTTCGACTCGCCGGCGTTCCGCGTCCACGAGGACGGCCGCGTGGAGCGCTTCTTCGGCACGGACACCACCCAGCCCGGCTTCGACGCCGCCACGGGCGTCACCTCCAAGGACGTCGTGCTCGACGCCGCCACCGGCGTCTTCGTCCGCCTCTACCTGCCAGCGCTCCCCGACGGCCCCGACCGCGGGAGGGAGAGGCTGCCCATCCTCGTCTACTTCCACGGCGGCGGCCTGGTCCTCGGCTCGGCCGCCTCCCAGATGTACCACGGCTACCTCAACTCCATCGTCTCCCGGGCCGGCGTCCTGGCCGTGTCCGTCGACTACCGCCTCGCGCCGGAGCACCCGATCCCGGCCGCCTACGACGACTCCTGGCTGGCGCTCAGCTGGGCCGCGTCGAGGGTAGGCGACCCGTGGCTGTCGGAGCACGGCGACGCCGGCCGCATCTTCCTGGCCGGCGACAGCGGCGGCGCCAACATCGTCCACAACATGGCGATCAACACTGATCACGACGGTTTGCCCGCgggggcggtggtggagcgggcgcTCCTGCTGCACCCCATGTTTGGCGGGAAGGAGCCGGTGGACGGCGAGGCGGCGGACACGAGATATCACATGGAGAAGCTCTGGGCGCTGATATGCCCGGACGGCGACGGCCTAGGGGTGGACGACCCGAGGCTGAACCCGATGGCTCCCGGGGCGCCGAGCTTGCGCGCGCTGGCGGGCCGGAGGCTGCTCGTCTGCTCCGCCGAGAGGGACTTTGGGCGGGCGAGGGCCGCCGCGTATTATCAGGCCGTCAAGGGGAGCGGGTGGCCCGGCACGGCGGAGTGGCTGGAGTCCCCCGGGGAGGAGCATGGGTTCTTCCTCCTCCAGCCGGAGCGCGACGAGTCCTCGGCTCTCATGGATCGGGTGGTCGCCTTCCTCTCCGGCGAATGA
- the LOC119315914 gene encoding putative germin-like protein 2-2, translating into MVAIRVLLLAGALLAFACSQHGVAASDPSLLQDFCVADKTSQVRVNGLPCKDVKDVVAEDFFFSGLHMAGNTANKQGSVVTAVNVAQIGGLNTMGVSLVRIDYAPNGLNPPHTHPRSTEILTVLEGCLHVGFVTSNPENRHFNKVLAKGDVFVFPKGLVHYQFNNGNTHAVAIAALSSQNPGVITVANAVFASEPAISDDVITKAFQVEKNTVDWIQAQF; encoded by the exons ATGGTGGCCATTCGTGTGCTGCTCCTTGCAGGAGCTCTCTTGGCCTTTGCATGCTCGCAGCATGGCGTCGCCGCCTCCGACCCCAGCCTTCTCCAGGACTTCTGCGTTGCGGACAAGACGTCTCAAG TGCGTGTCAACGGACTCCCTTGCAAAGATGTGAAGGATGTTGTCGCGGAGGACTTCTTCTTTTCTGGCCTTCATATGGCCGGCAACACGGCCAACAAGCAGGGTTCCGTGGTGACCGCCGTCAACGTCGCGCAGATCGGTGGGCTGAACACCATGGGCGTCTCCCTCGTCCGCATCGACTATGCGCCGAACGGCCTCAACCCTCCTCACACCCACCCGCGCTCCACCGAGATCTTGACCGTGCTAGAGGGCTGCCTCCACGTCGGCTTCGTCACCTCGAACCCTGAGAACAGACACTTCAACAAGGTTCTCGCCAAGGGAGACGTGTTTGTGTTCCCCAAGGGCCTCGTCCATTACCAGTTCAATAATGGGAACACTCATGCGGTGGCCATTGCGGCACTGAGCAGCCAGAACCCTGGAGTGATCACGGTAGCCAACGCGGTGTTTGCATCGGAGCCTGCCATCTCAGATGATGTTATCACCAAGGCATTCCAGGTGGAGAAGAACACAGTCGATTGGATCCAAGCACAGTTCTAA